A genome region from Colwellia sp. Arc7-D includes the following:
- the mshL gene encoding pilus (MSHA type) biogenesis protein MshL, with protein sequence MNKKITNKKHQMKLLCCSAVIALVGCQSAPKPPTDVTQALDKAIAQAEQPTAPKPLQALPNSVRQELMQKEIQQARHGLLAEKRLEIAASGVAADQFFAAIVDDSPYSIAVHPEVSGNITLNLKNVTLDETLDVVESLYGYDIRREGRVIQVYPAGIRTETIPLDYLYVKRRGISSTSINSGGVSENDPNSSNSSNNNNSSNNNNNSGGSSNGQNGNSNQSSSSGVNIYTENESDFWTELKETLTALVGDENGRSVIVSPQAGLVTIKALPGEIAAVKRFIESTEEHLRRQVIIEAKIMEVTLNDDYQQGVKWDQVLGHIESTDIGFSTTGNIIGNTISSAVGGVTSLSFLNKDFSGVIDLLSTQGNVQVLSSPRITATNNQKAIIKVGEDEYFVTDVSSTTTTGTSTTTTPEIDLTPFFSGIALDVTPQIDANGEVILHIHPSVTITDEQTKTIRLSDQDIILPLAQSSVRESDTIIRARSGEIVVIGGLIETRKVDIESKTPFFGDIPIMGALFKSKSESVQKKELVILLKPVVIGHDTWKNQLQDARALLKQWFPEDADASTSNN encoded by the coding sequence ATGAATAAAAAAATTACAAATAAAAAGCACCAAATGAAATTATTATGCTGCTCAGCGGTTATCGCACTCGTAGGTTGTCAGTCAGCGCCGAAACCACCAACGGATGTAACACAAGCATTAGATAAAGCCATTGCGCAAGCGGAACAACCAACCGCACCTAAGCCACTGCAAGCTTTACCAAACTCTGTTCGCCAAGAGCTTATGCAAAAAGAAATTCAACAAGCTCGTCATGGCCTATTGGCAGAAAAACGTTTAGAAATAGCCGCTAGCGGTGTGGCTGCAGATCAATTTTTTGCTGCAATAGTCGATGACTCGCCATACAGTATCGCCGTGCACCCAGAGGTAAGCGGCAACATCACACTGAATTTGAAAAATGTCACCCTAGATGAAACACTCGACGTAGTTGAATCACTTTATGGATATGATATTCGTCGAGAAGGGCGTGTAATTCAAGTTTATCCCGCAGGTATTCGTACCGAAACTATTCCTTTAGATTACTTGTACGTAAAACGCCGTGGTATTTCTAGTACCAGTATAAATTCAGGCGGTGTTTCTGAAAATGATCCAAACAGTAGTAACTCTAGCAACAATAACAACAGTAGCAACAACAATAATAATAGTGGCGGCAGTAGCAACGGACAAAATGGCAACAGTAATCAAAGCAGTAGTAGTGGTGTAAACATTTACACCGAAAATGAGTCGGACTTTTGGACTGAATTAAAAGAAACACTTACCGCCTTAGTTGGCGATGAGAATGGCCGCTCTGTTATTGTTTCTCCTCAAGCAGGCCTAGTAACTATTAAGGCGCTACCTGGTGAAATAGCCGCTGTTAAACGCTTTATTGAAAGCACCGAAGAGCACCTACGTCGTCAAGTTATTATTGAAGCGAAAATTATGGAAGTCACCTTAAATGATGATTACCAGCAAGGTGTTAAGTGGGACCAAGTATTAGGACACATTGAAAGTACAGATATTGGTTTTTCTACAACCGGTAATATTATTGGTAATACTATCTCTTCTGCAGTGGGCGGTGTTACAAGTTTGAGCTTTTTAAATAAAGACTTCAGCGGTGTGATCGACTTATTATCCACGCAGGGCAATGTTCAAGTACTTTCTAGCCCAAGAATTACGGCGACAAATAATCAAAAAGCTATTATTAAAGTGGGTGAAGATGAATATTTCGTTACCGATGTTTCTAGCACTACCACTACCGGCACCTCAACCACCACCACGCCAGAAATTGATTTGACCCCTTTCTTCTCTGGTATAGCCTTAGATGTAACGCCGCAAATTGATGCAAATGGTGAAGTTATTTTACACATTCACCCTTCAGTGACGATAACGGATGAGCAAACTAAAACTATTAGATTAAGCGACCAAGATATTATATTGCCACTAGCACAAAGTAGCGTCAGAGAGTCGGATACTATTATTCGCGCAAGATCAGGCGAAATTGTGGTTATTGGTGGTCTGATAGAAACACGCAAAGTTGATATAGAGTCTAAAACACCTTTCTTCGGTGATATTCCTATTATGGGGGCATTGTTCAAGAGCAAGAGTGAATCTGTTCAAAAGAAAGAACTCGTTATTTTGCTGAAGCCTGTTGTGATTGGCCATGATACTTGGAAAAATCAGTTACAAGATGCACGTGCATTGTTAAAGCAATGGTTTCCAGAAGATGCAGATGCAAGCACAAGCAATAATTAA
- a CDS encoding general secretion pathway protein GspB — MSNYVNSQQTDPTRPFGAIASANSNEKSTTLVLQSIIESNNKRKAIINGQVLNVGDKYNGFNLITISKNGVVLDSPQGRMELSLFSGVIANSK, encoded by the coding sequence GTGTCCAACTATGTAAATAGTCAGCAAACAGATCCAACCAGACCTTTTGGCGCGATAGCATCCGCCAATAGCAATGAAAAAAGTACCACTTTAGTTTTACAGTCAATTATCGAAAGCAATAATAAAAGAAAAGCAATTATCAATGGCCAGGTACTTAATGTTGGTGATAAATACAATGGCTTTAACTTGATTACAATTAGTAAGAATGGGGTGGTGTTAGATTCACCACAGGGTAGAATGGAATTATCATTATTTTCAGGTGTAATAGCGAACTCAAAATGA
- a CDS encoding PilN domain-containing protein encodes MAKHSINLLQAGLLPTKALWSLNRVVAVWGITLVVMLGIIFIVQLQVNNVKAEFESVNSINTAKTTELKSLESAISNNRQDSKLLAQLNTIKLVIANKEHLHKQLTDPTKTYSAGFSSAMIELAALHDKNISLQRVSIGNGNMTFSGLARTPDAVPHWLSGFESSTFLSGKRFINFSLTENEQKLTEFVVSSAPTKGE; translated from the coding sequence ATGGCTAAACATTCAATCAACTTATTGCAGGCTGGCCTGTTACCAACAAAAGCGTTATGGTCACTAAATCGTGTTGTCGCAGTATGGGGTATAACCTTGGTGGTAATGCTCGGCATAATATTTATTGTTCAATTGCAGGTCAATAATGTTAAAGCTGAGTTTGAAAGCGTTAATTCAATCAATACTGCTAAAACAACAGAATTAAAGAGTTTAGAGTCTGCTATTAGTAATAATCGTCAAGATTCTAAATTACTCGCACAGCTAAATACAATTAAGCTTGTGATTGCCAATAAAGAGCATTTACATAAGCAGTTAACCGATCCAACAAAAACCTATAGTGCTGGCTTTTCAAGTGCGATGATAGAGTTAGCTGCGTTACATGACAAAAATATTAGTTTACAAAGAGTTAGTATTGGCAATGGGAATATGACCTTTTCGGGACTTGCTAGAACACCAGATGCAGTTCCTCATTGGCTTTCTGGCTTTGAATCATCAACATTCCTTTCAGGCAAACGCTTTATTAATTTTTCTTTAACTGAAAATGAGCAAAAACTAACTGAGTTCGTTGTTAGCTCTGCACCAACTAAAGGAGAGTAG
- a CDS encoding pyridoxal-phosphate dependent enzyme yields MSTFSVLQTITHPVFTQHKLNVQIKRDDLIHNIISGNKWRKLKHNILHAKSIGAKGVITFGGCFSNHIHACAFACFDHGLPVIGIIRGEESSQNNYTLAWAKHWNMQLKFVDRKTYRMRDDETYLKQLQQQYPDHFIIPEGGSNALALCGVSEVIEELSQQSEFDTLMTPVGSGGTLAGLIMGDKCKHNLLGIAVLKQQHYLEQAVLSLLPNQIKQSSNWRIAHEFHRGGYAKFSQIDADRIRAFSHIVGIDFEPIYSGKMILALLDLIASGYFPEHHRIVLLHTGGLQGLAGMFERGLLNQDEWPLLPAPPVR; encoded by the coding sequence ATGTCTACTTTCTCAGTTTTACAAACGATTACTCATCCAGTTTTTACTCAACATAAATTAAATGTACAAATTAAACGTGACGATCTTATTCATAATATTATTTCAGGTAATAAATGGCGTAAATTAAAACACAACATACTGCACGCTAAATCTATTGGCGCTAAAGGCGTTATTACTTTTGGAGGCTGTTTTTCCAATCATATTCATGCTTGTGCATTTGCCTGTTTTGACCATGGCTTACCTGTTATTGGCATTATACGAGGCGAGGAAAGTAGTCAGAATAATTACACTTTAGCGTGGGCAAAACATTGGAACATGCAATTAAAATTTGTTGACCGAAAGACCTATCGCATGCGAGATGATGAAACTTACTTAAAGCAATTGCAGCAACAATACCCAGATCATTTTATTATCCCTGAAGGGGGAAGTAATGCATTGGCGCTATGTGGTGTCAGTGAAGTTATTGAAGAGCTAAGCCAGCAAAGTGAGTTTGATACACTTATGACACCCGTTGGCAGTGGAGGAACCCTTGCTGGCCTTATAATGGGTGACAAATGTAAACACAACTTACTAGGGATTGCTGTTCTAAAACAACAACATTATTTAGAGCAAGCGGTGCTTTCATTATTACCTAATCAAATAAAGCAAAGTAGTAATTGGCGCATAGCACATGAATTTCACCGAGGAGGGTATGCCAAATTCAGCCAAATTGATGCTGACAGAATTCGTGCTTTTAGTCATATAGTTGGCATAGACTTTGAGCCGATATATTCAGGTAAAATGATTTTAGCGCTGCTAGACCTTATAGCGTCAGGTTACTTTCCTGAGCATCACCGAATTGTATTATTACACACAGGTGGTCTACAAGGTTTAGCAGGGATGTTCGAACGTGGCTTACTTAACCAAGATGAATGGCCTTTGCTACCTGCGCCACCGGTTCGGTAA
- a CDS encoding EAL domain-containing protein: protein MLSKVNLHEKLTVKTLFFSIAMLYILVCLFSIVAVYQTQNSQHNTIEALILNDQQLLNLASTPAVPNSVIGRLVMTNETNSRLLPIANSRWYLSFQHPIYVVFSSYLFWIFTLVLLLNGGLLYKKFKQQLVINFKPLKALENWANLSIIQGTSSKIDIDHSLKETYAITSAIHQLQQQINDNIESDTAWDQSIRSSALLDQETRIGNRAFFDNRLQAFLKEEEVQGAVLLIQFKEIELVQNLHGYQQALSLLLTLIQVTKNRLQGQPSYFLARHSDYELSLLLPNFFVQEVEQLAGRLIKNFQTVVKPVGISQEEFVHIGISYFGHDQVPYQIMSEADMALRSAQLQGPSQWFMFEAGELAAVKAKGSLKWRTFLNTAIQGNRFVIFFQPVIASDNAEVLHHEVLSKVRDKNGALINARVFFPMAKKCGLTVQIDLLILEQVCRVLAHEQDQQYSCSINVSIDSLLSAGFADKFIAIAQQFPAVKDKLMIEISEYQLVSHISELASTLTTLHIAGVKIIADKVGQYVVSAHYINVYPIYAMKLHRSIVIDIDKKVENQVFIQSLKKLAEAKNMPVYALGVENKSEWRTLLQLGVKGGQGHFFTEPVAQVAKAIHLG, encoded by the coding sequence ATGTTATCAAAGGTTAATCTACACGAAAAACTCACCGTTAAAACACTATTTTTTTCGATAGCCATGCTTTATATCTTAGTGTGTCTGTTTTCTATTGTGGCTGTCTATCAAACGCAAAATAGCCAGCATAATACGATAGAAGCATTAATACTTAACGATCAACAATTACTTAACTTGGCCAGTACGCCTGCTGTACCTAATAGTGTAATTGGTCGATTAGTAATGACAAATGAAACAAACTCTCGTTTGCTACCTATAGCGAATAGTCGCTGGTACTTAAGTTTTCAGCATCCTATTTATGTGGTGTTTTCTTCTTATTTATTCTGGATATTTACTTTAGTGTTACTTTTAAATGGGGGATTGCTATATAAGAAATTTAAACAGCAACTGGTGATTAATTTTAAACCCCTAAAAGCTTTAGAAAACTGGGCTAACTTATCGATAATTCAAGGTACGTCAAGCAAAATTGATATTGACCATTCATTAAAAGAAACTTACGCGATTACGTCAGCCATCCATCAATTACAGCAGCAAATTAATGACAACATTGAAAGTGACACCGCATGGGATCAAAGTATTCGGTCAAGTGCTTTGCTTGATCAAGAAACCCGAATAGGCAACCGAGCATTTTTCGATAATAGATTACAAGCATTTCTCAAAGAAGAAGAAGTTCAAGGTGCTGTACTTTTAATCCAATTTAAAGAAATTGAACTAGTGCAAAACTTGCATGGCTATCAACAGGCTTTATCACTTTTATTAACCTTAATTCAAGTCACTAAAAATAGACTACAAGGGCAACCTAGCTATTTTCTTGCACGACATAGTGATTATGAATTATCCCTATTACTTCCCAATTTTTTTGTGCAAGAAGTTGAACAGTTAGCAGGGAGGTTAATCAAAAATTTTCAAACAGTCGTCAAACCTGTAGGAATTAGCCAAGAAGAGTTTGTTCATATTGGTATTAGCTATTTTGGTCATGATCAGGTGCCTTATCAGATAATGTCAGAGGCGGATATGGCACTGCGCTCAGCACAGTTACAAGGGCCATCGCAGTGGTTTATGTTTGAAGCTGGAGAGTTAGCAGCCGTAAAAGCAAAAGGCTCACTCAAGTGGCGAACTTTTCTTAATACCGCGATACAAGGTAATAGGTTTGTTATTTTTTTTCAGCCTGTTATTGCGAGCGATAATGCAGAAGTTTTGCATCATGAAGTTTTATCTAAGGTTAGGGATAAAAACGGTGCTCTGATAAATGCGCGCGTTTTCTTTCCCATGGCTAAAAAGTGTGGTTTAACCGTTCAAATAGATTTACTTATTCTTGAACAGGTATGTCGTGTTTTAGCACATGAACAAGATCAGCAATACAGTTGCAGTATTAATGTTTCTATAGACTCACTACTTTCAGCAGGGTTTGCTGATAAATTTATAGCAATAGCGCAACAGTTTCCTGCGGTTAAAGATAAGCTAATGATTGAAATAAGCGAGTACCAATTAGTCAGTCATATATCTGAGTTAGCTTCGACGTTAACTACTTTACATATTGCCGGTGTGAAAATTATTGCTGATAAGGTTGGGCAATATGTAGTAAGCGCTCACTATATTAATGTATATCCAATATATGCGATGAAGTTACATCGAAGTATTGTGATAGATATAGATAAAAAAGTGGAAAACCAGGTGTTTATCCAAAGTTTAAAAAAACTAGCAGAAGCGAAAAATATGCCGGTGTATGCGTTAGGTGTTGAAAACAAGTCGGAGTGGCGAACACTGTTACAACTTGGTGTAAAAGGAGGCCAAGGACACTTTTTTACCGAACCGGTGGCGCAGGTAGCAAAGGCCATTCATCTTGGTTAA
- the rplI gene encoding 50S ribosomal protein L9 codes for MEVILLDKIAKLGGLGDKVTVKSGYARNFLLPKGKAVFASKANVEHFEARRADLEKKLAEQLSASEARAAKLTELAEITIASKAGDEGKLFGSIGTRDIADAITEAGVEVVKAEVRLPLGSIRETGEFDIVIHVHNDVDATIKVVVIAQA; via the coding sequence ATGGAAGTAATACTTCTTGATAAAATCGCCAAATTAGGCGGCCTTGGTGACAAGGTAACAGTTAAATCTGGTTACGCTCGTAACTTTTTATTACCAAAAGGCAAAGCTGTTTTTGCCTCTAAAGCAAACGTTGAGCACTTTGAAGCTCGTCGCGCTGACTTAGAGAAAAAATTAGCTGAGCAACTTAGTGCTTCTGAAGCACGTGCTGCTAAATTAACTGAATTAGCTGAAATCACTATCGCTTCTAAAGCTGGTGATGAAGGTAAATTATTCGGTTCAATTGGTACACGTGATATTGCTGATGCAATCACTGAAGCTGGTGTTGAAGTTGTTAAAGCTGAAGTACGTTTACCATTAGGTAGCATTCGTGAAACAGGTGAATTCGATATCGTAATTCACGTGCACAACGATGTAGATGCAACAATTAAAGTTGTTGTTATTGCTCAAGCTTAA
- the rpsR gene encoding 30S ribosomal protein S18 has protein sequence MSRFFRRRKFCRFSAEGAAAIDYKDTAVLRNYITESGKIVPSRITGTSAKYQRQLGRAIKRARYLALLPYTDLHK, from the coding sequence ATGTCTCGTTTTTTTAGACGTCGTAAGTTCTGCCGTTTTTCGGCGGAAGGTGCTGCTGCAATCGATTATAAAGATACAGCTGTACTAAGAAACTACATCACTGAAAGTGGTAAAATTGTTCCTAGCCGTATTACTGGTACAAGTGCTAAATATCAACGTCAACTTGGTCGTGCGATCAAGCGTGCTCGTTACTTAGCATTATTACCATATACTGATTTACATAAGTAA
- the priB gene encoding primosomal replication protein N, whose protein sequence is MNNSIENCLVLTGHVVKPPKTSTSPAGIQHCQFSMDHKSIQNEAGMNRQAFVRIQVVATGKVSQHLTRDLIEGCNVKVTGFINRHESRNGNPLLVLHAQQIEMI, encoded by the coding sequence ATGAATAATAGTATAGAGAATTGCTTAGTATTGACCGGACATGTGGTAAAGCCACCTAAAACGTCAACTAGCCCAGCGGGTATTCAGCACTGTCAGTTTTCAATGGACCACAAGTCTATACAAAATGAAGCAGGCATGAACAGACAAGCGTTTGTTCGAATACAAGTTGTTGCAACCGGCAAAGTGTCACAACACTTAACTCGTGATTTAATTGAAGGCTGTAATGTTAAAGTGACTGGTTTTATAAACCGTCATGAATCTAGAAACGGTAATCCGCTTTTAGTATTACATGCCCAACAAATTGAAATGATTTAA
- the rpsF gene encoding 30S ribosomal protein S6, with the protein MRHYEIVFMVHPDQSEQVPAMIQRYSDIVTNAEGKIHRLEDWGRRQLAYPINKLHKAHYVLINIEAPQAVIDELETSFRYNDVVIRNMIMRTKDAVTEASAMAVAKEDRRDERREVKKDVTDAPATEASDVEAPAAEAPKEEAASEE; encoded by the coding sequence ATGCGTCATTACGAAATCGTATTTATGGTTCACCCTGACCAGAGTGAACAAGTACCAGCTATGATTCAGCGTTACAGTGACATCGTCACTAATGCTGAAGGCAAAATCCACCGTCTTGAAGACTGGGGCCGTCGCCAATTAGCTTACCCAATCAATAAATTGCACAAAGCACACTATGTTTTAATTAACATTGAAGCGCCACAAGCCGTTATTGATGAATTAGAAACTTCTTTCCGTTATAACGATGTTGTTATACGTAACATGATCATGCGCACTAAAGACGCGGTTACTGAAGCTTCAGCTATGGCTGTTGCTAAAGAAGACCGTCGTGATGAGCGTCGCGAAGTGAAGAAAGACGTTACTGACGCACCAGCTACTGAAGCATCAGATGTTGAAGCACCAGCTGCCGAAGCACCAAAAGAAGAAGCTGCGAGCGAAGAATAA
- the rlmB gene encoding 23S rRNA (guanosine(2251)-2'-O)-methyltransferase RlmB yields the protein MAKQEELVIGIHAVKALMEHAPERFIELWLLKGRDDDRLMPIINLAQEYGILAQMANRKVLDDKSEGEQHQGVVARVKPGKVFTEADLEDILAEAERKEQAPFLLILDGVTDPHNLGACLRNADAAGVQAIIVPKDNAARLTATVRKVAVGAAESVPLVQVTNLSRTMKALQQMGVWIIGTAGETDTCLYDVKLAGPMALVMGAEGKGMRRLTRENCDQLVKLPMAGSVSSLNVSVATGICLFEIVRQRIVS from the coding sequence ATGGCAAAGCAAGAAGAGTTAGTCATTGGCATTCATGCCGTAAAAGCCTTGATGGAACACGCACCAGAAAGGTTTATCGAGTTATGGTTGCTCAAAGGTCGTGATGATGACCGTTTAATGCCTATTATTAATTTAGCGCAAGAGTACGGTATCCTTGCGCAAATGGCGAATCGCAAAGTACTTGATGATAAAAGTGAAGGTGAACAGCATCAAGGTGTTGTTGCTCGTGTTAAGCCTGGTAAAGTTTTCACTGAAGCCGACTTAGAAGACATTCTTGCAGAAGCTGAACGTAAAGAACAAGCGCCATTTTTACTGATACTTGATGGTGTAACTGATCCTCATAACTTAGGTGCATGTTTGCGAAATGCTGATGCAGCGGGTGTACAAGCGATTATTGTTCCAAAAGATAATGCTGCGCGTTTAACCGCAACTGTTCGTAAAGTTGCAGTTGGAGCTGCTGAAAGTGTGCCATTAGTACAAGTAACTAATTTATCAAGAACCATGAAAGCATTGCAACAAATGGGTGTATGGATTATCGGTACTGCCGGTGAAACCGATACTTGCCTATACGACGTAAAATTAGCTGGCCCAATGGCATTAGTAATGGGCGCAGAAGGTAAAGGTATGCGCCGTTTAACACGCGAAAATTGTGATCAACTGGTTAAATTACCTATGGCAGGCAGTGTGTCTAGTTTGAACGTATCGGTAGCAACGGGTATCTGTTTATTTGAGATAGTACGTCAACGAATCGTGAGTTAA
- the rnr gene encoding ribonuclease R, whose translation MTDKDPHKQREADKYDKPVASRELLLSLIEKSNIPPTFKAIVKQLQYTDEEMIVGVKHRLRAMENSGQIVFNKFKQYAVANRSDVLTGKVIGHRDGFGFFAPDSGDKDFYISSYEMKRVIHGDIVEAILIDRTDRKGRKEVKILDVIKPRTAGVVGRFYVDHHIACVVPDDARIQQEILIQPDKKLGARHGEVVVVNVIQRPTKRSNAVGEVIEVLGEHMAPGMEIEIALREHDLPNQFSPEVIAEVSGIADEVEESAKAPRVDLRELPLVTIDGEDARDFDDAVYCKPIADGGWTLWVAIADVSYYVRDKTALDEEAISRGNSVYFPSQVIPMLPEKLSNGLCSLNPDVDRLCMVCEMTINAAGELAGSKFYPAVMRSKARFTYSKVATILGVNPEQKDEDYRAELRTQYQALIPDLDNLNTMYHVLSKARTKRGAIAFETTESQFLFNSDRKIESIVAMVRNDAHKIIEECMILANVATAEFIEKHKKPGLFRVHDKPSEDKYNNFLSYVNELGLDLSSMGERKEQPEPQDYCHILEKIADRPDQELIQTMLLRSMRQAVYQSDNIGHFGLALPSYSHFTSPIRRYPDLVVHRVIKAILDEQAKDEANAGAHNYTPEAVIELGEHCSMTERRADDATRDVSDWLKCEYMQDHVGDTFTGVISTVTNFGLFVRLADLHIEGLVHITSLGHDYYHFDDVRMCLTGENTGAKYHIGDTVEVQVAAVNLDEKKIDLALAGANAVIKRAKPQTKSKSSDKHKRGKRSAGKSVSEDAKASFDEKAQPAKAGDKTTTKAKKRKARKKRPGKNARKAVD comes from the coding sequence GTGACCGATAAAGACCCACACAAACAGCGTGAAGCTGACAAATATGATAAACCGGTAGCAAGCCGAGAGCTGTTATTGTCGCTGATCGAAAAATCTAATATCCCGCCAACCTTTAAAGCTATTGTTAAGCAGTTGCAGTATACCGACGAAGAAATGATTGTCGGAGTAAAACATCGTCTGCGCGCCATGGAAAATAGCGGTCAAATTGTGTTTAACAAATTTAAACAATACGCTGTTGCAAATCGTAGTGATGTTTTAACGGGTAAGGTTATTGGTCATCGTGATGGTTTTGGTTTCTTTGCCCCCGATAGTGGCGACAAAGATTTCTATATTTCATCTTATGAAATGAAGCGGGTTATTCATGGTGATATAGTCGAAGCTATACTGATTGATCGTACCGATCGAAAAGGTCGCAAAGAAGTTAAGATACTTGATGTTATTAAACCTCGCACTGCTGGAGTTGTAGGTCGATTTTATGTTGATCATCATATTGCCTGTGTTGTGCCCGATGATGCCCGTATTCAACAAGAAATTTTGATTCAACCAGATAAAAAGTTAGGCGCCCGTCACGGCGAAGTCGTTGTTGTTAATGTTATTCAAAGACCGACTAAACGTTCAAATGCGGTGGGTGAAGTGATTGAAGTGTTAGGTGAGCATATGGCTCCCGGTATGGAAATTGAAATTGCTTTACGTGAGCACGATCTTCCAAATCAATTTTCTCCTGAAGTTATTGCTGAAGTTAGCGGCATTGCAGATGAAGTTGAAGAATCTGCAAAAGCACCAAGAGTTGATCTTCGTGAACTACCCTTAGTTACTATTGATGGTGAAGACGCACGAGATTTTGACGACGCGGTTTATTGTAAACCTATTGCTGATGGTGGTTGGACGCTTTGGGTTGCTATCGCTGACGTAAGCTATTACGTGCGTGATAAAACCGCATTAGATGAAGAAGCTATTTCTCGTGGTAATTCAGTGTATTTTCCAAGCCAAGTTATTCCTATGTTGCCGGAAAAGCTTTCTAATGGCTTATGTTCATTAAATCCTGATGTTGACCGGTTGTGTATGGTTTGCGAAATGACCATCAATGCAGCGGGCGAGCTAGCCGGTTCGAAATTCTATCCTGCGGTCATGCGCTCTAAAGCACGTTTTACTTACAGTAAAGTAGCAACCATATTAGGTGTGAACCCAGAGCAAAAAGACGAAGATTATCGCGCAGAATTACGAACACAGTATCAAGCATTGATCCCAGATTTAGATAACCTAAATACTATGTATCATGTGCTGAGTAAAGCGAGAACTAAGCGTGGTGCAATTGCTTTTGAAACCACTGAGTCTCAATTTCTTTTTAACAGTGATAGAAAAATAGAATCTATTGTGGCGATGGTACGTAACGATGCACATAAAATCATTGAAGAATGTATGATTTTAGCCAACGTTGCTACGGCAGAGTTTATCGAAAAACATAAAAAGCCAGGTCTATTTCGTGTTCACGATAAGCCGAGTGAAGACAAGTACAATAACTTTCTTAGTTACGTTAACGAGCTTGGTCTCGACCTATCTTCAATGGGAGAGCGTAAGGAACAACCTGAGCCGCAAGACTATTGTCACATATTAGAGAAAATAGCCGACCGACCTGATCAAGAGCTCATTCAAACCATGTTATTGCGCTCAATGCGACAAGCGGTATATCAAAGCGATAATATTGGCCATTTTGGTTTAGCATTACCATCATATAGTCACTTTACTTCGCCTATACGCCGTTATCCTGATTTGGTGGTACATCGCGTTATTAAAGCTATTTTAGATGAACAAGCTAAAGATGAAGCGAACGCTGGCGCGCATAATTATACCCCTGAAGCAGTAATAGAGCTTGGTGAACATTGCTCTATGACCGAGCGTCGTGCTGATGATGCAACACGTGATGTTTCAGACTGGCTTAAATGTGAATATATGCAAGATCATGTTGGTGATACATTTACTGGTGTTATATCGACTGTAACTAACTTTGGTTTATTTGTACGTTTAGCTGACTTACACATTGAAGGCTTAGTACATATTACCTCGTTAGGCCATGACTATTATCATTTTGATGATGTACGCATGTGTTTAACAGGCGAAAATACGGGTGCTAAGTATCATATTGGCGACACGGTAGAAGTACAAGTTGCAGCGGTTAATCTTGATGAGAAAAAAATTGACTTAGCACTCGCTGGTGCTAATGCTGTTATCAAACGTGCAAAACCACAAACGAAAAGCAAAAGCTCAGATAAGCATAAACGCGGTAAACGCTCTGCAGGTAAATCAGTATCAGAAGACGCAAAAGCGAGTTTTGATGAAAAAGCTCAACCAGCTAAAGCCGGCGATAAAACTACAACAAAAGCTAAGAAGCGCAAGGCGAGAAAAAAGCGTCCAGGTAAAAATGCTCGCAAAGCCGTTGATTAA